From Mycobacterium colombiense CECT 3035:
GGACGAGTCGCGGGTGAAGACGAGGTTCGGCAGCGGATCGATGACGAAATCGCCGCCGTGGTGCATGCGTAGCACCAGCGACACATCGGTCCGGGTATCGGAGGGCAACTCGTTGAACGTCATGCCCGCCATCAGCACCTGGGCCAGCCGCGACGGCTCCAGCCCACGCAGGTAGCCCGAAAGTTCTTGCGCCAACGGCACTCCCAGCCGTCGTGCGTCGACGGCGGCGGCGACGCCCTGCATCCGCGCGGCCCCGCTGTGCGTCAGCGCCTCGGTGAGCAGGTCCGACAACAGCAGCACCTCGATGCCGCGGGACCGCAGCAGGGCGGAGAACTGGTCGTGCTCGTCCTGCGCGCGGGCGACCCACGGCAGGCCGTCGAACAGCAACTGGTCGACGTTGCGCGGGTTGAGGCGGAGCAGCTCGGCCCCGGGCCGGTGCAGGATGACCACGCGCAGCGCGGCGACCTCGGAATTGGTGCCCAGCTCGACAACACCCACAGCTCAACCGTAGCGGCGCCGGGCCGCGCGGTCCCGCCACACGCCCGTCGCGCGCCCCACGCGATCGAACGGATGTGCGATAAACTCGCGTCCGTGGAGATCGCGGTTCAAGGCTCCCTGTTCCAGCACACCGAGCGCAGGCAGCTCGGTGACGGCGCGTTCATCGAGATCCGCGCCGGCTGGCTCACCGACGCCGATGACCTGCTGGACGCCCTGCTGTCGACGGTGCCCTGGCGCGAGGAGCGCCGACAGATGTACGACCGGGTCGTCGACGTGCCGCGGCTGGTGAGCTTTCACGACCTCACGGTGGACGACCCGCCGCACCCGGAGCTGGCCCGGCTCCGGCGCCGGCTCAACGACATCTACGCCGGCGAGCTCGGTGAGCCGTTCACCACGGTCGGGTTGTGTTGCTATCGCGACGGCTCGGATAGCGTGGCCTGGCACGGCGACACCATCGGCCGCAGCAGTTCCGAGGACACCATGGTGGCGATCGTCAGCCTGGGCGCCACCCGCTCG
This genomic window contains:
- a CDS encoding alpha-ketoglutarate-dependent dioxygenase AlkB; protein product: MEIAVQGSLFQHTERRQLGDGAFIEIRAGWLTDADDLLDALLSTVPWREERRQMYDRVVDVPRLVSFHDLTVDDPPHPELARLRRRLNDIYAGELGEPFTTVGLCCYRDGSDSVAWHGDTIGRSSSEDTMVAIVSLGATRSFAMRRRGGGPSLRLPQAHGDLLVMGGSCQRTWEHAVPKTTASVGPRVSIQFRPRGVR